The following coding sequences are from one Bifidobacterium sp. window:
- a CDS encoding phage portal protein, which produces MAAVMELSSDESAMVRHLYTRLQRLRKIHEDLDHYYRGEQRIQTIGLAVPPELRVFEFPLNWPRVTVDTVVQRQRVRSFSLPDDPDSNNYLSEVWESNNMDSQSVLNHLETRVQGHGFVSVGTNEDDKEHPLITVESSRSMIAEIDPRTRRITAALRIYYDPLQRAAPTEATLYLPDSTIYLERVKGWQWAISDRDDHGLHRVPVVQFLNRPRVGNFVGESEMKDVLKPTDMAARALMDLQVAMETHAVPGKWATGVNKDDFIDAETGKMAASWQAYYTAMTVTQSQTAKFGQFQASELTNFKTVIDMLAEQVSSVTGLPMRYFGQNTANPAAEGAIRADEVRLVKNVELKNMTDGDCWADVMALAYRFGKGEWLDGNRIRTDWDDPNTPTFSQKADAIQKLVASGILSREGAWDEMGWSQARKDLERQRFDETDAAQWESLLKPEATNADDGGTGNAQAGGNTGQTPADGQQQGSDASHTSLAAKPVR; this is translated from the coding sequence ATGGCGGCAGTAATGGAGTTGTCTTCGGATGAATCCGCAATGGTGCGTCACCTGTACACTCGCTTGCAGCGTTTACGTAAGATCCACGAGGATCTCGATCACTACTATCGCGGCGAGCAGCGTATCCAGACGATAGGGCTCGCCGTTCCTCCCGAGCTTCGCGTGTTCGAATTCCCATTGAATTGGCCTCGGGTGACGGTGGATACCGTAGTGCAACGCCAGCGTGTACGCTCTTTCAGCCTTCCTGATGATCCCGATTCCAATAATTACCTTTCCGAGGTGTGGGAATCGAACAACATGGATTCCCAGAGTGTGCTGAACCACCTCGAAACGCGCGTGCAAGGGCATGGCTTCGTTTCTGTGGGAACCAATGAGGACGATAAAGAGCACCCTCTAATCACGGTTGAATCGTCGCGGTCCATGATTGCAGAAATCGACCCTCGCACACGCAGGATCACTGCTGCGCTCAGAATCTACTATGATCCGCTGCAACGTGCCGCACCCACCGAAGCGACGCTGTACCTACCTGATTCGACTATTTACCTGGAGCGTGTCAAGGGATGGCAATGGGCAATCAGTGATCGCGATGATCACGGTTTGCATCGTGTCCCGGTCGTGCAGTTCCTGAATCGGCCTCGGGTTGGCAACTTTGTGGGCGAATCGGAGATGAAGGATGTGCTCAAGCCCACGGACATGGCTGCTCGAGCGCTCATGGATTTGCAGGTTGCGATGGAAACCCACGCAGTGCCCGGTAAGTGGGCCACAGGCGTGAACAAGGATGACTTCATCGATGCAGAGACCGGCAAGATGGCGGCTTCATGGCAGGCGTATTACACGGCGATGACCGTGACACAGAGTCAAACTGCAAAATTCGGTCAGTTCCAGGCTTCTGAGCTTACGAACTTCAAGACGGTGATTGACATGCTTGCTGAGCAGGTGAGCTCCGTGACCGGTCTGCCTATGCGATATTTCGGGCAGAATACAGCCAACCCGGCAGCCGAGGGTGCGATTCGTGCCGATGAGGTGCGGTTGGTGAAGAACGTCGAGTTGAAGAACATGACCGATGGAGACTGTTGGGCAGACGTGATGGCACTGGCATACCGGTTCGGCAAAGGCGAGTGGCTTGATGGCAATCGTATCCGCACCGATTGGGACGATCCGAACACCCCCACGTTCTCGCAGAAGGCTGATGCCATACAGAAACTCGTAGCATCAGGGATTCTCAGCCGTGAGGGTGCTTGGGACGAGATGGGCTGGTCTCAGGCCCGCAAAGATCTGGAACGGCAGCGATTCGATGAAACCGATGCAGCTCAATGGGAAAGCCTGTTGAAACCGGAGGCCACGAATGCAGACGATGGCGGGACAGGAAATGCCCAAGCTGGCGGTAATACAGGGCAAACACCTGCGGACGGTCAGCAACAGGGCAGTGATGCAAGTCATACAAGCCTGGCGGCAAAACCGGTCCGATGA
- a CDS encoding major capsid protein, translating to MAVTLAEAKNNALEDYDPMVIDEFRKNSEILDSLIFDDVVNPAGGGATLTYSYRRLATQPTAAFRAINSEYTPQEVTTQKFSVDLAVLGGSFEVDRVLANLGPEASGSIALNITQKVKAATTLFQDTIINGDTATDANAFDGLDKALTGSSTEDATSMPDWTDVSDNGFKILDSLDSFLSLLDGDPTVLVGNAKALAKIRAAARRTSQYVKDPIEDLLGANGRPITRETYGNILLVDAGAKAGTNDPIIPVDSTTGTSDVYAYRVGLDGFHGVSVSGGQLVQTWLPDFTTADAVKKGEVELGPIAVALKATKAAAVLRGVKVQ from the coding sequence ATGGCAGTAACACTGGCGGAAGCCAAAAACAATGCGTTGGAAGACTATGACCCGATGGTCATCGACGAGTTCCGCAAGAACTCGGAAATCCTCGACTCCCTCATCTTCGACGATGTGGTGAATCCCGCTGGCGGCGGTGCGACGCTCACCTACTCATACCGCCGTCTCGCAACCCAGCCGACCGCCGCTTTCCGTGCGATCAACAGCGAGTACACCCCGCAGGAAGTCACCACGCAGAAGTTTTCCGTCGATCTGGCGGTTCTCGGTGGCAGCTTCGAAGTTGACCGCGTGCTCGCAAACCTTGGACCGGAGGCTTCCGGCTCCATCGCCTTGAACATCACCCAGAAGGTCAAGGCTGCAACCACCTTGTTCCAGGACACTATCATCAACGGTGACACCGCCACTGATGCGAACGCGTTCGATGGTCTGGACAAGGCGCTGACCGGTTCAAGCACCGAGGATGCAACTTCCATGCCTGACTGGACAGACGTTTCCGACAATGGGTTCAAGATCCTTGATTCACTTGATTCGTTCTTGAGTCTGCTCGACGGTGACCCAACAGTTCTCGTTGGCAATGCGAAGGCGTTGGCGAAGATTCGTGCGGCAGCACGTCGCACCAGCCAGTATGTGAAGGATCCCATCGAGGATCTCCTCGGCGCGAACGGCCGCCCTATCACCCGTGAGACCTACGGCAACATTCTGCTCGTGGATGCAGGTGCTAAGGCAGGCACCAACGATCCGATCATTCCAGTGGACTCCACTACCGGTACGTCGGACGTGTACGCATACCGTGTCGGACTTGACGGCTTCCATGGCGTCTCCGTTTCTGGCGGTCAGCTTGTACAGACATGGCTCCCGGACTTCACCACCGCCGATGCGGTGAAGAAGGGCGAGGTCGAACTTGGCCCCATCGCCGTCGCGCTGAAGGCCACCAAGGCAGCAGCCGTCCTTCGCGGGGTGAAGGTGCAATGA
- a CDS encoding Gp19/Gp15/Gp42 family protein has product MPDDSQVAKYATISDVADELGEDIVEESARGKQIQRWLNRAERNIRARVTELDNWAAADADYKASVNDVEVSAVERKARNPDGMRSMMTQIDDGNFQQTVDNSRSTGEIVILDSEWSILLKSASTTAFSVIAQAQPDAFPLPSYPYGY; this is encoded by the coding sequence ATGCCTGACGATTCACAGGTGGCCAAATACGCGACGATCTCCGATGTTGCCGATGAATTAGGCGAAGATATCGTCGAAGAAAGCGCACGGGGGAAACAGATTCAACGGTGGCTCAACAGGGCTGAGCGCAATATCCGTGCCCGAGTGACCGAATTGGATAATTGGGCTGCTGCCGATGCTGATTACAAGGCGTCTGTGAACGACGTGGAAGTTTCGGCAGTGGAACGTAAAGCGCGGAACCCCGATGGTATGCGATCCATGATGACACAGATCGATGACGGCAACTTCCAGCAAACCGTGGATAACTCACGATCTACTGGTGAGATCGTCATACTCGACTCCGAGTGGTCCATACTGTTGAAAAGCGCTTCCACCACGGCGTTCAGTGTCATCGCGCAGGCTCAACCGGACGCCTTCCCCTTGCCCTCATACCCCTACGGCTATTAG
- a CDS encoding DUF6093 family protein, with the protein MDVLSMVQTALPRLREQADRLMTDRFSIQRYTGKTVTDPDTGVDTPEVLPVAETIGKVQTSGGIASQVVTASGDSSNVGGNVPVWSLYLHFPASLTGLKEKDVAVCTASDDPDLIGRKFRLVNLQSEKSHATARRWNVQEMPEGD; encoded by the coding sequence ATGGATGTGCTGAGCATGGTGCAGACTGCGTTGCCGCGACTTCGTGAACAGGCTGATCGGCTCATGACCGATCGCTTCAGCATCCAGAGATACACCGGCAAAACGGTCACCGACCCTGATACGGGGGTGGATACGCCGGAAGTGCTGCCGGTGGCCGAGACCATCGGCAAGGTGCAGACCTCGGGGGGCATCGCCTCCCAGGTGGTCACCGCGTCCGGTGACAGCAGCAACGTGGGCGGCAACGTGCCCGTATGGAGCCTGTACCTGCATTTCCCCGCATCTCTCACCGGACTCAAGGAGAAGGACGTGGCGGTATGCACCGCCTCGGACGATCCCGACCTGATAGGCAGGAAATTTCGGCTAGTAAATCTGCAATCTGAGAAATCGCATGCCACTGCCAGACGGTGGAACGTCCAGGAGATGCCGGAAGGAGATTGA